One genomic region from Glaciimonas sp. PAMC28666 encodes:
- a CDS encoding glycosyltransferase codes for MLLSVSAGAGHTRAAEALKAYATGYPDIDIVHWDAMAYVSAGFRAIYTDFYLHLVNRHPTVWGYVYQKSDCAHPDATMQKLRRMMERVSTRKLRAAVNHYAPDAIICTHFLPAEMLSREISNQRLACPVWVQVTDFDLHSMWLQPQMKGYFAASEEIAFRMRAKAIPATSIYVTGIPVMPAFSQELRRATCAARFGLDPLRPIVLLMSGGAGIGELDKTVESLLAIKGNGLERDFQLVALAGKNIELLNSLQQIAARHPQRLKACGFSHEVEKLMACADLVITKPGGLTTSECLAIGVPMIIHSPIPGQEERNADYLLEQGAALKAVDLTALSYRLQMLLQQPHLLAQLRQRCHALGRPHAGLAVLSIVFSHLDRQQGAPVLPTFTLLPPVQTSCLQAH; via the coding sequence TTGTTGTTAAGTGTTTCAGCGGGCGCTGGACACACGCGCGCAGCGGAAGCGTTAAAAGCTTATGCGACAGGATATCCCGACATCGACATCGTGCATTGGGATGCGATGGCATATGTTTCTGCCGGTTTCCGCGCAATTTACACCGACTTTTACCTCCATCTTGTCAATCGCCATCCCACGGTGTGGGGTTACGTCTATCAAAAAAGCGACTGTGCACATCCCGATGCGACGATGCAGAAGCTGCGCCGAATGATGGAGCGTGTCAGCACCCGAAAATTACGCGCTGCCGTCAACCATTACGCGCCCGATGCCATTATTTGCACACATTTTCTACCAGCCGAGATGCTCTCGCGAGAAATCAGCAATCAGCGTCTCGCCTGTCCGGTATGGGTGCAGGTGACAGACTTTGACCTTCACAGCATGTGGTTGCAACCGCAGATGAAAGGCTATTTTGCCGCCAGCGAAGAAATCGCCTTCCGCATGCGCGCCAAAGCGATTCCCGCCACCTCGATCTATGTCACCGGCATTCCTGTGATGCCAGCCTTCTCACAAGAATTGCGTCGTGCGACATGCGCGGCCAGGTTCGGATTGGATCCGCTGCGTCCGATTGTTCTTCTGATGTCAGGCGGCGCAGGCATTGGCGAGCTCGATAAAACGGTAGAAAGTTTATTGGCCATCAAAGGTAACGGTTTAGAGAGAGATTTTCAGCTCGTAGCGTTGGCTGGCAAAAATATAGAGTTGTTGAACAGTCTTCAACAAATTGCCGCCCGGCATCCCCAGCGTCTGAAGGCTTGCGGATTTTCACATGAGGTTGAAAAGTTGATGGCCTGCGCCGATCTGGTCATTACCAAGCCCGGCGGTCTGACGACTTCCGAATGCCTTGCCATCGGGGTGCCGATGATTATCCATTCGCCGATACCGGGACAGGAGGAACGCAACGCTGATTATTTGCTGGAACAAGGCGCGGCGTTGAAAGCCGTTGACTTGACCGCGCTCAGTTATCGTCTGCAAATGTTGCTACAGCAACCGCATTTGTTAGCGCAACTACGCCAACGATGTCACGCACTAGGCCGTCCGCACGCCGGTCTGGCGGTGTTGAGTATCGTTTTCAGCCACCTTGACCGGCAGCAAGGCGCGCCCGTGCTGCCAACATTTACCCTACTCCCGCCCGTTCAAACATCCTGCCTGCAGGCACATTGA
- a CDS encoding acyl-CoA dehydrogenase family protein: MDFGYTAKVEDLRTRVRHFMDQHILPRVRQYNEEVHAGIFPVSFMEELKAQAQSEGLWNLFLPHLQDGEPGTGLSNIEYAPLAEIMGRISWASEVFNCSAPDTGNMELLHMFANPAQREQWLLPLLHGKIRSAFAMTEPEVGSSDATNVTTTIQRDGDDYVINGRKWFITNAAHPTCTIFILMGKTDPEADPHHQQSMVLIPRETAGVEIMRNIDIMNHHAPEGHCEIVFRNVRIPVSNLLGEEGSGFALAQARLGPGRIHHCMRSIGAAELALELMIERAQERKTFGKFLHQHGIVSEWIARSRIEIDQARLLVLKTAWMIDSVGAKAARKEISMIKALVPTVHTTVCDRAMQTFGAMGISPDTPLADHWTWGRALRYADGPDEVHLQSIARMEIKNSQKTPGATAAYLTPPERLPIA; encoded by the coding sequence ATGGATTTCGGATACACAGCGAAAGTGGAAGACCTGCGCACGCGGGTGCGGCATTTTATGGATCAGCATATCCTGCCGCGTGTGCGCCAGTACAACGAGGAAGTCCACGCCGGTATCTTTCCGGTTTCGTTCATGGAAGAGCTGAAAGCGCAGGCGCAATCGGAAGGCTTGTGGAATTTGTTTTTGCCCCATCTGCAAGATGGAGAGCCGGGTACTGGCTTGAGTAATATCGAATACGCCCCACTCGCAGAAATCATGGGCCGCATCAGTTGGGCCTCGGAAGTGTTCAATTGCAGTGCGCCGGATACCGGCAACATGGAATTGCTGCACATGTTTGCTAATCCTGCGCAACGCGAGCAATGGTTATTGCCGTTGCTGCATGGCAAAATCCGATCGGCTTTTGCCATGACCGAGCCGGAGGTTGGATCGTCCGATGCCACCAACGTCACCACCACCATTCAACGCGACGGTGACGATTACGTGATCAATGGTCGTAAATGGTTCATCACCAATGCGGCGCATCCGACTTGCACCATTTTCATTCTGATGGGCAAGACTGATCCTGAAGCTGACCCGCATCACCAGCAGAGCATGGTTCTGATTCCCCGGGAGACTGCCGGGGTTGAGATCATGCGTAACATTGACATCATGAATCATCATGCGCCGGAGGGACATTGCGAGATTGTCTTCCGAAATGTGCGTATTCCTGTCAGCAATTTGCTGGGTGAGGAGGGCAGTGGTTTTGCGCTGGCGCAGGCACGGTTGGGGCCAGGCCGGATTCATCACTGCATGCGCTCCATCGGCGCGGCGGAGCTGGCGTTGGAGTTAATGATCGAGCGTGCGCAGGAGCGCAAGACTTTTGGGAAGTTTTTACATCAGCACGGCATCGTTTCTGAGTGGATTGCGCGTTCGCGCATTGAGATCGATCAAGCCCGTTTGCTGGTGTTGAAAACAGCATGGATGATTGATAGCGTGGGCGCCAAGGCGGCCCGCAAGGAAATTTCGATGATTAAGGCGCTGGTGCCCACCGTGCACACGACGGTGTGTGATCGTGCCATGCAAACTTTCGGTGCGATGGGCATCAGCCCTGACACGCCGCTGGCCGACCATTGGACCTGGGGACGCGCGCTGCGTTACGCAGACGGTCCCGATGAAGTGCATTTACAATCGATTGCACGTATGGAAATTAAAAATAGCCAGAAAACTCCGGGCGCTACGGCTGCTTATCTGACGCCGCCTGAACGCCTGCCGATAGCTTAA
- a CDS encoding DMT family transporter yields MSTQHKPLDGLAISLMLLLCVCWGFQQVAVKLALPVMPSTLQIALRSGGAALLVCFFMLWRGEGFSLRDGTFWPGLVAGALFAGEFLCVSIGLNYTTASHMSVFLYSAPIFTVLALHWLVPGEGLGRMQWCGVLTAFVGIVVALAAGFFDGEATWASLLGDALGLAAALFWGATIIVIKTTCLSTAPASKTLLYQLVIATGLLLGFALATGQASIGTMTAVTWSSLLFQTVVIAFATFLTWFWMLRRYLASRLSVFSFLTPLFGVGFGVLLLNDPVGLPFAIGAILVLLGIVMVNQRRY; encoded by the coding sequence ATGTCCACGCAACACAAACCCCTGGATGGCCTCGCCATCAGTCTGATGCTCTTATTGTGTGTGTGCTGGGGTTTTCAGCAGGTGGCCGTCAAACTGGCTTTACCTGTGATGCCGTCGACGTTGCAGATTGCGTTGCGTTCGGGCGGTGCGGCATTGCTGGTGTGTTTTTTCATGCTTTGGCGCGGCGAGGGGTTTTCTCTGCGTGACGGGACTTTTTGGCCCGGCTTGGTAGCCGGGGCGTTATTCGCCGGTGAGTTTCTCTGCGTCTCGATCGGCCTGAATTACACGACGGCGTCACACATGTCGGTATTTCTATACAGCGCGCCCATTTTTACAGTGCTGGCGCTGCATTGGCTGGTGCCGGGGGAAGGCCTGGGGAGAATGCAATGGTGTGGTGTGCTAACGGCTTTCGTCGGCATCGTGGTTGCGTTAGCGGCTGGATTTTTTGACGGCGAGGCAACATGGGCGAGCCTGCTGGGTGATGCGCTGGGGCTGGCGGCGGCGCTGTTTTGGGGAGCAACCATTATTGTGATCAAAACCACTTGTCTGTCGACCGCTCCAGCCAGCAAGACCTTGTTGTATCAACTCGTCATAGCGACTGGATTACTACTAGGGTTTGCTCTAGCGACCGGTCAGGCATCGATCGGGACCATGACCGCCGTCACCTGGTCAAGCTTATTGTTTCAGACGGTTGTGATTGCTTTCGCCACTTTTTTGACATGGTTCTGGATGTTGCGGCGCTATCTGGCCTCCCGCTTATCGGTCTTTTCGTTTTTGACCCCGCTATTTGGGGTTGGTTTTGGCGTGTTATTGCTCAACGATCCGGTGGGTTTGCCGTTTGCGATCGGGGCGATATTAGTGCTGTTGGGGATTGTGATGGTGAATCAGCGACGGTATTAA
- a CDS encoding thiol:disulfide interchange protein DsbA/DsbL, whose protein sequence is MRFLQRAVAIVGLSLTLGFVAASASASPAAPVAGTDYKILDTAQPTDSGKKIEVTEFFWYSCPHCFALEPELEQWVAKQGDKIDFKRVPISFDPRFLPQQKLYYTLEVMGQVPGMHKKVFDAIHVQHQRLDTDATILDFAVKQGLNKAKFTEVYNSFGVQSKAMRATQLQNAYKIDGVPMIAIDGRFLTAPSIVGTAMGNVSEPVLFAATLQVVDSLIAKATAEKNKTPAPPAQAKK, encoded by the coding sequence ATGCGTTTTTTGCAACGTGCAGTCGCCATCGTCGGCCTTAGTCTTACTCTTGGTTTCGTCGCCGCATCGGCGAGCGCTTCGCCTGCGGCTCCGGTCGCTGGCACAGATTACAAAATCTTAGACACCGCGCAGCCTACCGATTCAGGCAAAAAAATTGAAGTGACCGAATTCTTCTGGTACAGCTGCCCGCATTGTTTCGCGCTGGAGCCGGAACTGGAACAATGGGTCGCCAAGCAAGGAGACAAGATCGATTTCAAACGGGTGCCTATTTCTTTTGATCCACGTTTTTTACCGCAACAAAAACTGTATTACACGCTGGAAGTAATGGGCCAGGTCCCTGGAATGCATAAAAAGGTATTTGATGCGATTCATGTTCAGCACCAGCGCCTGGATACCGATGCAACGATTCTTGATTTCGCGGTCAAGCAAGGCTTGAACAAAGCCAAGTTTACTGAGGTGTATAACTCGTTTGGCGTTCAATCCAAGGCGATGCGCGCAACGCAACTGCAAAACGCCTATAAAATCGATGGCGTGCCGATGATTGCGATTGATGGTCGCTTCCTGACTGCGCCATCCATAGTCGGGACCGCGATGGGCAATGTCTCAGAGCCAGTATTGTTTGCTGCAACCTTGCAGGTGGTGGATTCCCTGATTGCCAAAGCGACTGCGGAAAAAAATAAAACACCTGCTCCTCCGGCACAGGCAAAAAAATAA
- a CDS encoding histidine phosphatase family protein, with amino-acid sequence MAEFYLVRHGQASFGTDNYDRLSPLGHQQSKWLGQYFAERDIQFDRVIVGTQLRHRQTAEGIFHGNGQIPVFSEHPGLNEYDFYALFNAVGEEHADLKRLTSGDKHDFYVGLKQVLQLWAANQLSGPLPESWNAFAQRVRDALLFIQQCGGQRILVVSSGGPSGMIGRQVLEAPANIAIELNLQVRNTSFSHYYFNQQAIKLASFNNIPHLDQPDRLSAITYG; translated from the coding sequence ATGGCTGAGTTCTATCTGGTGCGACACGGGCAGGCATCCTTCGGGACGGATAACTATGATCGACTTTCGCCGCTGGGGCATCAGCAATCAAAATGGCTGGGGCAGTACTTTGCGGAGCGTGACATCCAGTTCGACCGTGTGATAGTGGGAACGCAGTTGCGTCACCGCCAGACAGCCGAGGGCATTTTTCATGGAAACGGTCAGATTCCCGTGTTCAGTGAACATCCGGGATTAAACGAATACGATTTTTATGCGTTGTTTAACGCTGTCGGCGAAGAGCATGCGGACTTGAAGCGACTGACGTCAGGCGACAAGCATGATTTTTATGTAGGATTAAAGCAGGTACTGCAGCTCTGGGCAGCGAACCAGCTGAGTGGACCATTACCGGAAAGCTGGAATGCCTTCGCTCAGCGGGTCAGGGATGCCCTGCTTTTTATTCAGCAATGTGGTGGGCAGCGTATTCTGGTGGTCAGTTCCGGCGGACCGAGCGGTATGATCGGCAGGCAGGTGCTGGAAGCGCCCGCCAATATCGCCATCGAACTAAATTTGCAGGTCAGAAACACCAGCTTTTCTCATTATTATTTCAATCAGCAAGCCATCAAACTGGCGAGTTTTAATAATATTCCTCATCTCGATCAGCCAGATCGCCTGAGTGCGATCACTTACGGATAA
- a CDS encoding LysR family transcriptional regulator, with translation MRLNQVDLNLFVVFEAIYAKRNLTRAAEVLCISQPAVSNALLRMRKTFNDQLFVSTPQGMVPTPVAENIVGRVGEALQLLNASVQEAELFLPGSAQKIFRVSMNDLTETLLLPTLGDLLQREAPGIRIESYFSNRRDVSRELATGALDLAIDVPLLIDDTQLRHGPMMRERYVCMLRKGHPLADQPLTLDSYLALGHIHISSRREGLGFVDTALSKLGLSRKIQMRVQHYMVAPPIAMRTDLALTAPVGLVQSHDAIQLELPFTLPALESHLYWHRSADQDQANAWLRSKLLQMMGA, from the coding sequence ATGCGTTTGAATCAAGTTGATCTCAATCTGTTTGTAGTGTTTGAAGCGATCTATGCCAAGCGCAATCTCACTCGGGCTGCGGAAGTACTGTGCATCTCCCAGCCTGCGGTGAGCAACGCCTTGTTGCGTATGCGCAAGACCTTCAACGATCAGCTATTTGTCAGTACGCCGCAAGGGATGGTGCCGACCCCGGTGGCTGAGAACATCGTGGGGCGCGTGGGTGAGGCCTTACAGTTACTCAATGCCAGTGTGCAGGAAGCCGAACTGTTTTTGCCCGGGAGCGCCCAGAAGATCTTTCGGGTCAGTATGAACGACTTGACCGAAACCCTGCTGCTGCCGACATTAGGCGATTTGTTACAACGAGAAGCGCCCGGCATTCGCATTGAGAGTTACTTTAGCAATCGCCGCGATGTTTCCCGCGAGCTGGCAACCGGGGCGCTTGATCTGGCAATCGATGTCCCCCTCCTGATTGACGACACGCAATTGCGCCATGGTCCGATGATGCGGGAGCGTTATGTCTGCATGCTACGCAAGGGCCATCCTCTGGCCGACCAGCCATTGACGCTGGACAGCTATCTCGCATTGGGGCATATCCATATTTCGAGCCGCCGGGAGGGCCTCGGTTTCGTCGATACGGCGCTCAGCAAGCTTGGCTTGTCGCGAAAAATTCAAATGCGCGTGCAACATTATATGGTCGCGCCCCCGATCGCCATGCGCACCGATCTGGCACTGACAGCACCGGTGGGGCTGGTGCAGAGCCATGACGCCATCCAATTAGAGTTACCGTTTACGCTCCCTGCTCTGGAATCACATCTATACTGGCACCGCAGCGCCGATCAGGATCAGGCGAACGCCTGGCTACGCAGCAAACTCCTGCAAATGATGGGCGCGTAA
- a CDS encoding phosphotransferase family protein: MTTDVNSLDTARLAAYLETRIDGFQGPLTAEKFAGGQSNPTFLLKARNGNYVLRRQPPGALLKGAHAVDREFRVLVALKDTDVPVAHAYHLCDDREVIGSMFYVMSFEQGNIFWDPALSELPREQRAPHYSELIRVLAALHDVNIHTAGLADYGRSGNYYERQVGLWTKQYRSAETETIDAMETLIAWLPANMPADDGQIGMVHGDYRLDNLIFHPTEPRVLAVLDWELSTLGHPLADLAYFCMCLRLPSGGHISGLANKNREELGVPTEAALVAHYCQLRGIDAIEHWHFYLIFSFFRLAAIVQGVRKRGLDGNASSDKAVQVGSMVGQMAQLAVELIEKEG, translated from the coding sequence ATGACAACCGATGTGAACAGTCTCGATACCGCCAGGCTTGCGGCTTATCTGGAGACCCGGATTGACGGTTTTCAGGGCCCCCTGACGGCGGAAAAATTTGCCGGTGGCCAGTCCAATCCGACCTTTCTATTGAAAGCCCGGAACGGTAATTATGTCTTGCGCCGTCAGCCGCCCGGTGCTTTGCTTAAAGGTGCGCACGCGGTGGATCGAGAATTTCGGGTACTCGTCGCGCTGAAAGACACCGATGTGCCGGTAGCGCATGCTTATCATCTGTGCGATGACCGCGAGGTGATCGGCAGCATGTTCTATGTCATGAGTTTTGAGCAGGGAAACATTTTCTGGGACCCTGCTTTATCAGAGCTGCCACGCGAACAACGCGCGCCTCATTACAGCGAACTGATACGCGTGTTGGCAGCGCTGCATGATGTCAACATTCACACCGCCGGTTTGGCCGATTACGGTCGTTCCGGTAATTACTACGAGCGTCAGGTCGGCCTGTGGACCAAACAATATCGCTCTGCAGAAACTGAGACGATTGATGCAATGGAGACGCTGATCGCCTGGTTGCCAGCCAATATGCCAGCTGATGACGGCCAGATTGGCATGGTGCATGGAGATTATCGTCTCGACAATCTGATCTTTCATCCCACTGAACCCCGCGTTTTGGCGGTGCTTGACTGGGAATTATCCACGCTCGGCCATCCGCTGGCCGATCTGGCCTATTTCTGCATGTGTTTGCGTTTACCCTCCGGCGGTCATATATCCGGACTGGCGAATAAAAATCGCGAGGAATTGGGTGTCCCGACCGAAGCGGCGCTGGTTGCACACTATTGCCAGTTACGCGGCATCGATGCGATCGAACACTGGCATTTCTATCTGATCTTTAGTTTCTTCCGACTGGCAGCGATTGTTCAGGGAGTGCGAAAACGCGGATTGGACGGCAATGCTTCCAGTGATAAAGCGGTACAAGTTGGCAGTATGGTCGGTCAAATGGCGCAGCTGGCAGTTGAGTTGATTGAAAAAGAGGGCTGA
- a CDS encoding SDR family oxidoreductase gives MSTKLFDLTGKIALVTGASRGIGEEIALLLAEQGAHVIVSSRKLDGCQLVADAIIARGGSAEAFACHVGSLEDIEKVFSHIKTTHGKLDILINNAATNPYFGHILDTDLAAYNKTVDVNIRGYFFMSVGAGKLMRENGGGAIVNTASINALQPGDMQGIYSITKAAVVNMTQAFAKECAPLGIRVNALLPGFTKTKFAGALFEHKDIYDSFMARVPMRRHAEPREMAGTVLYLVSDAASYTTGECIVVDGGFTL, from the coding sequence TTGAGCACCAAGCTATTCGATTTGACGGGAAAGATCGCCCTCGTTACCGGTGCAAGCCGCGGTATTGGAGAAGAAATTGCCCTGCTGCTGGCTGAGCAAGGTGCTCACGTGATTGTCTCTAGCCGGAAGCTGGACGGCTGTCAGCTGGTGGCGGACGCCATCATTGCACGCGGCGGTAGCGCGGAAGCCTTTGCCTGCCATGTCGGTTCGCTTGAAGATATCGAAAAGGTGTTTTCTCATATCAAAACGACCCATGGAAAACTGGATATTTTGATCAATAATGCGGCGACCAATCCCTATTTCGGTCACATTCTGGACACCGATCTGGCCGCATACAACAAGACCGTCGACGTCAATATCCGAGGTTATTTTTTCATGTCGGTCGGGGCCGGCAAGTTGATGCGCGAAAACGGCGGCGGTGCGATTGTGAATACCGCGTCAATCAACGCTCTGCAGCCCGGCGATATGCAAGGGATTTACTCGATTACCAAGGCCGCGGTCGTCAATATGACCCAGGCATTTGCCAAGGAATGCGCGCCACTCGGAATTCGGGTCAATGCGCTGCTGCCCGGTTTTACCAAAACCAAGTTTGCCGGCGCCCTGTTCGAGCATAAGGACATTTACGATTCCTTTATGGCGCGCGTGCCGATGAGACGCCATGCTGAACCGCGCGAAATGGCCGGCACCGTGCTCTATCTGGTTTCCGACGCCGCCAGCTACACGACCGGGGAATGTATTGTCGTCGATGGTGGCTTTACCTTGTAA
- a CDS encoding nitroreductase family protein, producing MSDSTARVTDHPIDPQFINRWSPRAYTNDEISEQELFSILEAARWAPSSYNSQPWRFVFARRGTPHWDKLLGLLNDFNRSWAEKSSALVIVLSKTTFAAPGSTEEKPAPTHSFDAGSAWGYLALQASLSGWHAHGMAGFDKEKTRVELAIPENIAIEAAIAIGKIGDKAMLPAGLQEKEAPSPRLPLTALVSEGTFKA from the coding sequence ATGTCCGATTCAACCGCACGCGTTACCGACCACCCCATCGATCCGCAATTTATCAATCGCTGGTCACCACGTGCTTATACCAATGATGAAATCTCGGAACAAGAGCTTTTCAGCATTCTGGAAGCAGCTCGCTGGGCGCCGTCATCCTACAATTCTCAACCATGGCGCTTCGTATTTGCACGTCGCGGCACACCCCATTGGGATAAATTGCTAGGACTGTTGAACGACTTTAACCGCAGTTGGGCTGAAAAGTCTTCCGCGTTGGTGATAGTTTTATCAAAAACAACGTTCGCAGCACCGGGATCGACGGAAGAAAAGCCAGCGCCAACCCATTCGTTCGACGCCGGATCAGCCTGGGGCTATTTGGCATTGCAAGCGAGTCTGTCGGGCTGGCATGCACACGGCATGGCCGGTTTCGACAAGGAAAAAACACGGGTTGAACTAGCGATACCTGAAAATATTGCTATCGAAGCAGCGATTGCTATTGGCAAAATCGGTGACAAAGCCATGCTGCCAGCCGGTTTGCAAGAAAAAGAAGCACCGAGTCCGCGCTTGCCGCTGACAGCATTAGTGTCGGAAGGCACGTTCAAAGCCTAA
- the argS gene encoding arginine--tRNA ligase, producing the protein MLAQQKQQIIDLFTTALQPIIVGTDLHPTVTLERPRDPAHGDIACNIAMQLAKALKKNPRELAQTLVAAVMANPSHVAVIASADIAGPGFINLRLTAAARQEVVKLVLQQGNAFGKSNVGEGKKVLVEFVSANPTGPLHVGHGRQGALGDAMSSLFQTQGYDVTREFYYNDAGVQIATLATSVQARAKDLKPGDTDWPESAYNGDYIADIARDFLAKKTVEASDGEPVTASGDLNDIESIRKFAVTYLRREQDLDLQAFGVKFDNYYLESSLYKDGKVNNAVETLIAAGKTYELDGALWLRTTDYGDDKDRVMKKSDGTYTYFVPDVAYHIVKWQRGFGKVINVQGSDHHGTIARVRAGLQAVNAGIPQGYPDYVLHKMVTVMKNGEEVKISKRAGSYVTVRDLIEWSSGDAVAPDGSRDLTRGRDAVRFFLISRKADTEFVFDVDLALSQSDENPVYYVQMAHARICSVLAQWDGDESTLGGVDLSLLTAPREASLMAKLAAYPDMLEHALEELGPHQVAFYLRDLAGELHSYYNAERVLVDDAALKLARLALMVATRQVLRNGMALIGISAPNRMLRDPVEIVAES; encoded by the coding sequence ATGCTTGCGCAACAAAAACAACAGATTATCGACCTCTTCACCACCGCACTGCAGCCGATTATTGTTGGCACGGACCTACACCCAACTGTCACGTTAGAGCGTCCGCGTGACCCGGCACATGGCGACATCGCTTGTAACATTGCTATGCAACTGGCGAAGGCGCTGAAAAAAAATCCGCGTGAACTGGCGCAAACGCTGGTTGCTGCCGTGATGGCTAATCCTTCCCATGTTGCCGTGATTGCATCCGCAGACATCGCGGGCCCCGGCTTTATCAATTTACGCCTGACGGCCGCTGCCAGGCAGGAAGTGGTCAAACTAGTATTGCAACAGGGAAATGCGTTCGGCAAAAGTAACGTCGGCGAAGGTAAAAAAGTATTGGTTGAATTTGTTTCCGCAAATCCAACGGGGCCGTTGCACGTCGGTCATGGACGCCAGGGCGCGCTGGGTGACGCCATGTCATCGTTGTTTCAGACGCAAGGTTACGACGTCACGCGTGAGTTTTATTACAACGACGCTGGTGTGCAGATTGCAACATTAGCCACCTCAGTTCAAGCCCGCGCTAAAGACCTGAAACCCGGCGACACCGATTGGCCCGAGTCGGCCTATAACGGTGATTATATTGCAGATATTGCACGCGATTTTCTTGCGAAGAAGACCGTCGAAGCGAGTGACGGCGAGCCGGTTACGGCCAGCGGCGATCTGAACGATATTGAATCGATCCGCAAGTTCGCCGTGACTTATCTGCGCCGCGAGCAGGATCTGGATTTGCAGGCGTTTGGCGTGAAGTTTGACAACTATTACCTTGAATCGTCGCTGTATAAAGACGGCAAGGTAAACAATGCTGTCGAGACCCTGATCGCAGCCGGAAAAACCTACGAACTGGATGGCGCCCTATGGTTGCGCACCACCGACTACGGTGATGACAAAGATCGGGTGATGAAGAAATCGGATGGTACGTATACCTATTTCGTACCGGACGTGGCCTACCATATTGTCAAGTGGCAACGCGGCTTCGGTAAGGTGATCAACGTTCAGGGCAGCGATCATCACGGCACGATCGCCCGTGTCCGCGCTGGCTTGCAAGCGGTTAATGCGGGCATTCCACAGGGTTATCCGGATTACGTTCTGCATAAAATGGTCACCGTCATGAAAAACGGCGAGGAAGTGAAAATTTCCAAGCGCGCCGGTTCTTACGTCACGGTGCGCGACCTGATCGAGTGGTCATCTGGCGATGCGGTGGCACCGGACGGTTCCCGCGATTTGACGCGTGGTCGCGATGCCGTGCGGTTCTTCCTGATTTCCCGCAAGGCGGATACTGAATTCGTATTCGATGTTGACCTGGCGTTGTCGCAATCCGACGAAAATCCCGTGTATTACGTACAAATGGCGCATGCGCGGATCTGTTCGGTGCTGGCACAATGGGACGGCGATGAGTCGACGTTGGGTGGAGTTGATCTGAGTTTACTGACGGCACCCCGCGAAGCCTCATTGATGGCAAAGCTTGCTGCCTACCCGGATATGCTGGAGCACGCGTTGGAAGAGCTGGGCCCGCATCAGGTCGCGTTCTATTTGCGGGATCTGGCCGGTGAACTCCATAGCTATTACAATGCTGAACGTGTACTGGTTGACGACGCTGCGCTCAAGTTGGCGCGTCTGGCGTTGATGGTGGCAACGCGTCAGGTGCTGCGCAACGGGATGGCATTGATTGGTATTTCAGCACCGAATCGCATGTTGCGCGATCCGGTCGAGATTGTTGCGGAAAGCTAA
- a CDS encoding SPOR domain-containing protein, with translation MSKINKRKKKQAGGTLVGVILGLIVGLAIAVVVAIMITKTPTPFTNKAPKVDKPSDIITAPEQLSDPNKPLYGNRGQASTPAIAATPATPATSAPLAIPDRTVNPVVVPPTAPDLIGQKIQEKQQEAKAPIIDKTTSDKAKKAASDIATAKTDNADDHWIYYLQIGAFREQAEAESARARLALQGFEARVSERPSDNGSLYRVRIGSFSSLDTMNRMRSKLSDSGISTAVVRSAK, from the coding sequence ATGAGCAAAATTAACAAACGCAAAAAAAAGCAAGCTGGCGGTACATTGGTCGGTGTGATTCTCGGCCTGATTGTTGGTTTGGCGATTGCGGTGGTTGTCGCGATCATGATTACCAAAACGCCAACCCCATTCACAAACAAAGCCCCTAAGGTAGATAAGCCTTCGGACATCATCACTGCACCGGAGCAACTGTCCGATCCCAACAAACCGCTTTACGGTAACCGTGGTCAGGCCTCCACTCCCGCGATCGCAGCGACTCCTGCAACTCCTGCTACTTCGGCCCCGCTGGCGATCCCGGATCGTACCGTTAATCCGGTAGTAGTCCCGCCGACGGCCCCGGATCTGATCGGTCAAAAGATTCAGGAAAAGCAGCAGGAAGCCAAAGCTCCGATCATTGATAAGACGACTTCGGATAAAGCCAAAAAAGCCGCTTCCGACATTGCGACCGCCAAGACCGACAATGCGGATGATCACTGGATTTACTACCTGCAAATAGGTGCCTTCCGCGAACAGGCAGAAGCGGAAAGTGCACGCGCCCGATTAGCTTTGCAGGGTTTCGAAGCGCGGGTCAGCGAACGACCGTCCGACAATGGCTCTTTATATCGGGTGCGCATTGGTTCATTTAGTAGCCTCGATACAATGAACCGTATGCGTAGTAAGTTGTCTGATAGTGGCATTAGTACCGCTGTAGTGCGTTCGGCAAAATAA